GCCGTCGAGAATCACGCTCCGCGGGCATACTAAGCGGTCGCTTGCCCTCTTGTGAACCCGTCGGAGGCGCGCCCGAACAATCGGGTGATCTTTCCGGGTCTGCGGGGATAGCATCAACGGGCAGATGCCATAAGGCATATGACACGCAGCATCAGGGGGAACCGTCCGATGAACAGAAGCCGCATGAGACGTACCACGTCCGCCGCCGCAGCCGCGATAGCCCTCGCGGGCGTCGTCACGGCGGCGGGCCCGGCCACAGCGGCCACCACTCCGTGCACTCCGGACGTCATCAAGCTGCCCGGCATCAACAGCGACTCCTCGGGCGGCGGGCGACTGAAGGATTTCGGCGCGAACGGCCTGGCGGTCGGCTCCAGCGCCAACCTGCCTGTGTACTGGACCTCGGACCGGACGGCCCACGCCGTCCCACTGCCCGAGGGCTTCCAGTCCGGCGAGGTCAAAGCCGTGAACTCCAAGGGTCTGATGGTGGGCACCGTGGAGCGCAGCTCGGACCGCGCCCTCACGGCGTTCACCTACCAGCAGGGCGCCGAAGCCGTCCAGCTGCTCGACGCGGGTGCCACCGGCACCGTCGCGTTGGACGTCAATGACGCGGGCCACGTCGTCGGCAGCGACGCGGGCGGCGCCAAGGAATGGCTGAACGGCAAGGTCGTGCGCGTGCTGCCCGTCCCCGCGGATGCCCATCCGAGCACCAGGATCGTCTCGATCGCGGGCATCAACAAGCGCGGTGACATCACCGGCACGGCGCACACGGAGTACTACGACGCGGACAACGACCAGACCATCACCAAGACCTTCCCCGTGGTCTGGCCGGCCGGGGGCGGCTACCCGCCCTACAGCCTCCAGGTGTGGAACGAGGGCCACTGGAGCGTCGGCAGCTACGCGCGGGACATCGACGATCGCGGCCGGGTCATCGGAGTCGAGCACTTCAGCTACCGGGACGACCAGCAACGGACCGCTGCCGTCTGGAAGAAGCCGTACGACGCACTGCCCGCCGACCCGGGCAAGGTCTCCGGGTACGAGCACCTCGAGCTCGACGCCGCCAGCCCGACCACGAACGTGGCGGTCGGCACGGCCGCCACCTTCGTCGAGGGTTACCCGAACTACATCCAGGCCGCCTACTGGCCGGGCCGGGGCCCGGCGCTGGCCCTCCCCCACCCGGCGGGGGCGAGCAAGGACTCCCGCAGCGAGGCCTCCACGGCCTCGGACGACGACCGCGTCGGCGGCTACTTCTACGACTGGAACACCGGCGTGTCCAACGCCGTGATCTGGACCTGCGCGAGCAAGCAGGCGTACGCGCCGCAGGGCTGATTCCGTCCCCGGCATGGTCATCTGAGCGCCCGCACGCTATCGATGGGCGCATGGAGACCCCCCTGCGCGGGCTGCCCGCGCCACCCCCGCTCGGCGCCGCCGCCCTGCCTCCCGGTACGTACGCCGGGCAGGTGGTCCTCGTGACCGGCGGCGGCACCGGGCTGGGCAAGGCCATCGCCGCCGAGTTCGCGCGGCTCGGCGCCGATCTGGTGATCGCGAGCCGGCGGGCCGAGCAGCTCAAGGCGGCGCGGGAGGAGCTGGCGGCCGTACCCGGCGCGGGCCGGGTGTCGGCGGCCGTCTGCGACATCCGGGACCCGGAACGGGTCGCGGAGGTCTTCGACGCGGCCGAGGCGGCGTTCGGCCTCCCGGACGTGCTGGTGAACAACGCCGCCGCGAACTTCCCTTCGCCGGCAGAGGACTTGTCGCCCAACGCCTGGCGGGCGGTGGTCGACATCACGCTCACCGGCACCTGGTTCATGACCCGCGAGTTCGGCCGCCGCCACCTCGCCGCCGGTACGCCGGGCTCGATCGTGAACATCGGCGCGTCCTACGCCTGGACGGGCGGTCCGGGTTTCGCCCACAGCGCCGCCGCCAAGGCGGGAGTGAAGAACCTCGTGGAGACCCTCGCCGTCGAGTGGGGCCCGTACGGCATCCAGATCAACGGCCTCGTCCCGGGGCTGTTCCCGCACGCCGACATGACCGAGGACATCCTGGACGGCCTGGAGCGCGCCGCCCCCGATGCCAAGCACGCCCGGCAGCCCGCGCTGCGGGTCGGTGCGCCGCGCGAACTGGGCTGGGCCGCGACCTTCCTGGCCTCCCCCTACGCCCGGTTCGTCACCGGCCACACGCTGGTGGTGGACGGGGCGAACTGGCAGCGCCGGACCGTGGTGAACCCCGAGGTCGTCCCGGTACGGGAACAGCTGGGGCGCGGCCCGTTCGAGGGATGAGCCCCGCACGTGCGGCACCTACCCTCCGGTGAAGCGCGGCGGGCGGCGGGCCGCCTTGGCGCCGTAGCCCTCTCGGATGTCGTCCGAGGTGAGGGTGAGGGCCGCGGTCATCGCCACGCCGTCGAGGGCGGCGGGCAGGGCGGCGTCCGCGTAGGCGTCGATCCCCCGCTTGATGCCCTGGACCGCGAGGGGCGCGTTCGCGGCGATCTCCTCGGCGAGTGCGCGGGCGGTCGCTTCCAACTCGTCGCCGGGCACGACCTCTTGGACCAGGTTCAGGCGGTACGCCGTGGCCGCGTCGACGCGGCGGCCCGTCAGGGCCAGGTACTTGGCCCAGCCCGCGCCCGCCTCGCGGGCGATGCGCAGGTCGCCGCCCGCGTCCACGGCCACGCCCAACCGGGCTTCCGGCAGGGCGAAGACGGCGTCCTCGGCCGCCACCCGGATGTCCGCCATCAGCGCCAGCTCGAAGCCGAAGCCCAGGCAGTAGCCCTGGACCGCGGCCACCACCGGCTGCGGGAGTCGGCTGAGGACGGCGAAGCGCTCGTGGACCCAGCGGATGCCCTCGTAGTAGTTGCGGGTGCGTTCGGCGGCGGACGCCCCGGTGATGGCGCCGCCCGGCGCGGTCACGTCGATCCCCGCGCAGAAGGCCCGGCCCTCGGCGCGCAGCAGCACCACCCGTACGGAGGGGTCGAAGCGGATCCGGTCCGCGAGCAGGCCGAGTTGCCGGGTGGACTCCCAGCTCCAGCCGTTGAGCTTGTCCGGGCGGCACAGGGTGAGGACCGCGATCCCGTCGGCCGTGTCCAGCCGGATCCGCTCCTCACCCTCCGCGATCTCCGTGGAGACGGTGTCGATCACCTGGCCCGCGCTCCCCTCACCCACATCATCTGAGGAACCGTCAGACTAGGGGTGGCGGGTCAGTGGGGGAAGACCTCGAACAGCACCGCCGGGCGGCCGCCGAACCGGGCCGCCGCCTGCTCGGCGACGCCGCCGAGGAAACCGCGCACGTACTCCTCGGGGTCCTGGTCGGTCAGCCCCTCGATGTACGCCTTGTGCTCCAGGAGCGACTTCACCGCCCGCTCCATGCCCGGCCCGGCGTCGGCCCCGTGCGTCGGGGTGGTCGTCCCGGTCACCGCGACCCAGCGCACCCCGTTCCAGGGCTCCAGGCCCTGCTCGGAGAGGAGTTCGGGGAAGATCCACCGGTTGCCCGCGTCGGCGGCGGCGTCCAGGGTGGCCCGGCCCACGGCCTTGTGGTCGGGGGTGTTCCAGAAGCCGCCGCCCTCCGCACCGCCCCAGGTGTCGCGGTGGTTCAGCGTGATCACCAGCTCGGGACGGTGGCGGCGGATGGCCGCGGCAATGTCCCTGCGCAGGTCGAGGCCGTACTCGACGACGCCGTCGCGGTAGTCGAGGAACTCCACCTGGGAGACGCCGACGACGGCCGCGCTCGCGCGCTGCTCCGCCTCGCGCAGCGGGGCGCATTCGGCGGGGGCGATGGTGTCGATGCCCGCCTCGCCACGCGTGGCGAGGAGGTAGACGACCTCGCGGCCGCCGTCCGTCCAGTTCGCGATGGCGGCGGCGCCGCCGTACTCCAGGTCGTCGGGGTGGGCCACCACCGCGAGTGCGCGCTGCCAGTCGGTGGGCATGGGCGGCAACGGGGGCCGCTGATCGCGCTGTTCCTGCTGTTCGTGCTCTTCGTGCTGTTCCTGCTGCTCAGTCATACGTCGCACAATAGGCGAATGGATCACCACGGGCAGGTGGTGGCGCTGCTCGACGCCACCGGGAGCTTCTTCGAGCCGGCGCGCACCGCGTTCCCCGGGGCCGGCGAGGCCGCCTGGGCGCGGGCCGCGCTGCTGGACCCGGGCGCGGCCGGGCCGGAGGGGTCCTGGGTGCTGGACTTCCGGTGCTTCGCGATCGCCCGGCCGGGCGGCCGCTGGGTACTGGTGGACGCGGGGGTCGGACCGGCCGCCTCCCCCGCCGCCGCCTGGGCGCCGGTCCCCGGGCGGCTGCCGGCCGCACTCGCCGAGGCCGGGATCGAGCCTGCGCAGGTGGAGGCGGTGGTCCTGACCCACCTCCACGAGGACCACGCGGGGTGGGCGTCGGGGGCCGCCGGGGAGCCGTACTTCCCGGCCGCGCGGTACGTCGTCCAAAGCGCCGAGGTCGCCGGGCTGGACCGGGCCGACCCGGTGTGGGATTGGACGGTGGCACCGCTGCGGGCCGCCGGGCAGCTGCACGAGGTGGAGGGGGTGCACCGGCTCTTCCCCGGCATCACGCTGCTCCCGACGCCGGGACACACCCCCGGGCACCAGTCGGTGCTGGTGGAACAGGGCGACGGGGCCCGGGACGTGCTGGTCACCGGCGATGTGCTGGTGCACGCCGTGCAGTTGGCCGATCCGGCGATCCCGTACTCCCACGAGCGGGACCGTGCCGCGGCCCGGGCATCCCGGGAGGCTGTCCTGGCCCGGGCGGTGGAGCAGGGCGCCCTGCTGGGCACCGCGCACCTGACCCGGGCCTTCGTGGAGCCGGGTTAGTGCCCTGGCCGGGCTTCGGGGCGCCCACCTGCGGAAGCGGGTACGGAGGCTGATCCTGGACTCCGGCACCGGCAAGTCCCACTTGCCGACGGGCTCGGGAGGGCCGCTCGTCCACGGACAGCCTCGAAGGGCCTCGACGGGACGCCTCCGACACCACGGACACCGTGGCCGTGGCCGACGGGCACGGATGAACCGAACGAGGTGCGCCGGCGCCCCACCGGGGCCGGCGCCCGGCACCGGACCGTGCCGGTCAGGCAGCGAAGCGGCGGTTGCCGGTGAGCGACCACACGGCGGAGATCCGGCCGTCCGTGACCGCGAACATGTCGATGCCGCTCTTGACTGCGACGTCTCCGCCGCCGTCGTCGTGGCTCTCGGTCCACCGGCAGGCCATCTCGCCGCGCTCGGAGTCGACCAGCGGTGCGGCGTCGGCGGCGAACGTCAGGCCGGTGAGGGCGAGGCCGTTGACCGAGATGAACGCCGTCAGTTCGTCCTGGCCGAACGTCTTGGCGGAGCCGCCGCCGTCGAAGTCGTCCGCGAAGTGCAGCCGGAAGTCGGGGGCGAGTATCTGCTCGGCGAGGGCGACGTCTCCGTTCCAGAGCGCTGTCCAGCCCTCCACCAGCCGGGTGCCGGCCTCCCGGGTCAGCGGTACGGAGTCGGTACTGGGCGTCGTCGTCGCAGACATTGGGTGCCTCCCGTGGTCGGTACGTGGTCACCCAGCCTACGGGCCGGGGGGACAACCCCCTATCGGTGTCCGGCCCTCCGGGCGGCGGCTCAAGCGAACCTCCAGAGCTCATCGAGTGCGCCTAGGACGCCATCCCATTTGGGCCAACTCGGCAGGCTGTGGGGCGTGGTGGGGATCACGTCGGGCTGCACATGGCAGCAATTGCCCACAACGTCGTTCGGGCCCTCAGGGGCAACTGCCCACGGACGGTTCACCGAGTGGACGAACGCCAGAGTGTGGGCCAAGCTGCACCGCCTGGTGCTTGACGAGCTTGGCTTTCGCGCCGCGGAGAAGTCAACGGCCCGCGCCCACGCCGCACAGGCTAAAGATCACGTCAGACACGTACCGCGGCTGATGCCGTCCGTGGCGTTGGCGTTTCGGCGCCGGGGCGAAGCGAAGAGCGCCAGCCGTGCGCAGCTCCTACACCGCCGGTCTGCGCACGGCCCGTCGGCCGCTGTCCGTCGCGGGCTCCGACGGCTCGTGACCTCTCCAGGATCAGACCGGCGGCGGCTCATCAGTGGTGGATGTCGATACCGCCGTTGCTCGTCTTCACCGTCACGGTGTGGTTGGCCTTGCGGTCGACCGGGATGTCGATCTTGGGGTTGCTGTTGGCACTGGTGGCCTGGATGTAGTAGCCGGAGGACGGCAGTGTGAGGTCGACGCCGCCGTTGCCGGTGGTCACGTTCGTCATTGTGGGGGCAGTGCGGAATGCGGCCCTGACCTCGCCGTCCGTCGTCGTGGCCTCGAACCGGTCGGACGTGGCGCCGGCCACATGGATCTGGCCGGTGGTGCTGTTCAGGGCGAGCGGCCCGGAGAGGTCGGTGAGGTCGATGCCCCCGGAGCGGGTCCTGATGTCGAGACTGCCGGCGAGGCCTCGCGCGGTGGTTCCCCCGTCGACGGTGGTCACCTTCAC
This genomic window from Streptomyces sp. NBC_01351 contains:
- a CDS encoding SDR family oxidoreductase, which codes for METPLRGLPAPPPLGAAALPPGTYAGQVVLVTGGGTGLGKAIAAEFARLGADLVIASRRAEQLKAAREELAAVPGAGRVSAAVCDIRDPERVAEVFDAAEAAFGLPDVLVNNAAANFPSPAEDLSPNAWRAVVDITLTGTWFMTREFGRRHLAAGTPGSIVNIGASYAWTGGPGFAHSAAAKAGVKNLVETLAVEWGPYGIQINGLVPGLFPHADMTEDILDGLERAAPDAKHARQPALRVGAPRELGWAATFLASPYARFVTGHTLVVDGANWQRRTVVNPEVVPVREQLGRGPFEG
- a CDS encoding enoyl-CoA hydratase/isomerase family protein, with translation MIDTVSTEIAEGEERIRLDTADGIAVLTLCRPDKLNGWSWESTRQLGLLADRIRFDPSVRVVLLRAEGRAFCAGIDVTAPGGAITGASAAERTRNYYEGIRWVHERFAVLSRLPQPVVAAVQGYCLGFGFELALMADIRVAAEDAVFALPEARLGVAVDAGGDLRIAREAGAGWAKYLALTGRRVDAATAYRLNLVQEVVPGDELEATARALAEEIAANAPLAVQGIKRGIDAYADAALPAALDGVAMTAALTLTSDDIREGYGAKAARRPPRFTGG
- a CDS encoding PIG-L deacetylase family protein, producing the protein MPTDWQRALAVVAHPDDLEYGGAAAIANWTDGGREVVYLLATRGEAGIDTIAPAECAPLREAEQRASAAVVGVSQVEFLDYRDGVVEYGLDLRRDIAAAIRRHRPELVITLNHRDTWGGAEGGGFWNTPDHKAVGRATLDAAADAGNRWIFPELLSEQGLEPWNGVRWVAVTGTTTPTHGADAGPGMERAVKSLLEHKAYIEGLTDQDPEEYVRGFLGGVAEQAAARFGGRPAVLFEVFPH
- a CDS encoding MBL fold metallo-hydrolase, which codes for MDHHGQVVALLDATGSFFEPARTAFPGAGEAAWARAALLDPGAAGPEGSWVLDFRCFAIARPGGRWVLVDAGVGPAASPAAAWAPVPGRLPAALAEAGIEPAQVEAVVLTHLHEDHAGWASGAAGEPYFPAARYVVQSAEVAGLDRADPVWDWTVAPLRAAGQLHEVEGVHRLFPGITLLPTPGHTPGHQSVLVEQGDGARDVLVTGDVLVHAVQLADPAIPYSHERDRAAARASREAVLARAVEQGALLGTAHLTRAFVEPG
- a CDS encoding nuclear transport factor 2 family protein, which encodes MSATTTPSTDSVPLTREAGTRLVEGWTALWNGDVALAEQILAPDFRLHFADDFDGGGSAKTFGQDELTAFISVNGLALTGLTFAADAAPLVDSERGEMACRWTESHDDGGGDVAVKSGIDMFAVTDGRISAVWSLTGNRRFAA
- a CDS encoding DUF4097 family beta strand repeat-containing protein, which translates into the protein MSSVKSRFIISSGLIVLLVVVAVGAWSVVNVMKARDSFSAADQADASAATLLSIDTANAGVSLKASSDSFVHVSATGKYTGSTPPKLTTSTAGATITVSQSCTGDCDDFRLDISLPEKLAVKVTTVDGGTTARGLAGSLDIRTRSGGIDLTDLSGPLALNSTTGQIHVAGATSDRFEATTTDGEVRAAFRTAPTMTNVTTGNGGVDLTLPSSGYYIQATSANSNPKIDIPVDRKANHTVTVKTSNGGIDIHH